One part of the Thermodesulfovibrionales bacterium genome encodes these proteins:
- the hisC gene encoding histidinol-phosphate transaminase codes for MKEINIQKLVKPSVRTLRAYEAKEISCKVKLDANESPYAFDRGLLNILKKVKTNRYPDPEAKELRRLIGKRFGVSPDTILQGNGSDELIYYLIATFGGPVLYPVPTFSMYGIIARALGEKPLPIPLDREFDIDLERTVKAVRREKPKLIFLSSPNNPTGNCFSAEKMLKIVEASKGIVVVDEAYQPFSSKKGFLPLLKDYRNLVIMRTLSKIGLAALRLGFLIADAEIIGEVNKVRLPFNVNALSQAIGAKALKDNRILNSSINTIVSERRRLSNEMGKIKSITPFPSEANFILFRTGDPEALYHGLLRRGVLVRNLNNAIEGCLRVTVGTPAENTIFLKAVKEALHEKGKG; via the coding sequence TTGAAAGAAATTAATATACAGAAGCTCGTGAAGCCGTCTGTCCGCACGCTCCGCGCCTATGAGGCAAAGGAGATCTCCTGTAAGGTGAAGCTCGACGCCAATGAAAGCCCCTATGCCTTTGACAGGGGCCTCTTGAATATCCTCAAGAAGGTTAAGACCAACCGTTATCCTGATCCTGAGGCAAAGGAACTGAGAAGGCTCATCGGGAAGAGATTCGGCGTATCTCCCGATACCATTCTTCAGGGGAACGGCTCGGACGAACTCATCTACTATCTCATCGCGACCTTCGGAGGACCCGTGCTTTATCCGGTTCCGACATTCTCGATGTACGGCATCATCGCCCGGGCGCTCGGAGAGAAACCCCTTCCGATACCCCTCGACAGGGAATTCGACATCGATTTGGAACGAACGGTAAAGGCGGTGCGGAGAGAAAAACCGAAGCTCATATTCCTCAGTTCTCCGAACAATCCGACGGGGAACTGTTTTTCCGCCGAAAAGATGCTGAAGATCGTCGAGGCGTCAAAGGGCATCGTCGTCGTCGATGAAGCGTACCAGCCCTTTTCGTCGAAGAAAGGCTTTCTGCCGCTGCTAAAGGATTACAGAAATCTCGTCATCATGAGGACGCTGAGCAAGATAGGCCTCGCGGCGCTGCGTCTCGGGTTCCTGATAGCCGATGCCGAGATAATCGGAGAGGTCAACAAGGTGAGGCTCCCCTTTAATGTCAACGCGCTTTCCCAGGCGATTGGCGCGAAGGCGCTGAAGGATAACAGGATACTGAACTCCTCTATCAACACGATAGTCTCTGAAAGAAGGCGGCTCAGCAATGAGATGGGAAAGATAAAGTCCATCACCCCCTTTCCGTCGGAGGCAAACTTCATCCTCTTTCGGACCGGGGATCCCGAGGCCCTCTATCATGGACTGTTGCGCCGCGGGGTCCTCGTCAGAAATCTCAATAACGCAATCGAAGGCTGTCTCAGGGTAACCGTGGGAACGCCTGCGGAGAACACCATTTTTCTGAAAGCGGTTAAGGAGGCGCTACATGAGAAAGGCAAAGGTTGA
- the hisB gene encoding imidazoleglycerol-phosphate dehydratase HisB, with protein MRKAKVERKTKETDISLSMNLDGKGVYRVNTSIPFLDHMLSLLSFHSRIDLDVRATGDIEIDYHHLMEDLGIVFGEALKKALGDKGGIRRYGNATIPMDESLAQVVIDLSGRPFMVYKAKQPRGSLRGLEVSLFEDFFRSLSNHAMMNLHVIVTHGRDLHHILEAIFKAFGKALREAVSLDPAFKGLPTTKGKL; from the coding sequence ATGAGAAAGGCAAAGGTTGAGAGAAAGACAAAAGAGACCGATATATCCTTGAGCATGAACCTGGACGGAAAAGGAGTGTACAGGGTAAACACGTCCATTCCCTTTCTCGATCATATGCTCAGCCTGCTTTCCTTCCACAGCAGGATAGACCTCGATGTCAGGGCAACGGGTGATATCGAGATCGACTATCACCATCTCATGGAGGACCTCGGTATCGTCTTCGGAGAGGCATTGAAAAAGGCCCTCGGTGACAAAGGGGGAATCAGGCGATACGGAAATGCGACAATTCCGATGGACGAGAGCCTCGCGCAGGTCGTTATCGATCTCAGTGGGCGGCCCTTTATGGTCTATAAGGCAAAACAGCCCCGTGGTTCGTTGAGGGGACTCGAAGTCTCCCTCTTCGAAGATTTCTTCAGGTCTTTGTCGAACCATGCGATGATGAACCTTCATGTCATCGTCACCCATGGAAGAGATCTCCATCACATCCTGGAGGCGATCTTTAAGGCCTTCGGAAAGGCATTGCGCGAGGCCGTCTCCCTCGACCCTGCTTTCAAGGGCCTGCCGACTACGAAGGGAAAGTTATAA
- a CDS encoding response regulator, producing the protein MSSILVIEDSLHTRRSIREILEREGYTVSEAEDGLKGLQLATTETPDCILLDLVIPDLDGLKILEGLRELKSGIPVIVITAHIQKAIRQRCLDLGAAAFINKPPNEDELTYAVRKVLGVNKKL; encoded by the coding sequence ATGTCCTCCATCTTGGTCATAGAAGACTCTCTCCATACGCGCCGGTCGATCCGGGAGATTTTGGAACGGGAAGGGTACACGGTATCGGAAGCCGAAGACGGCCTTAAGGGGTTGCAACTGGCGACAACAGAGACGCCGGACTGTATTCTCCTTGATCTCGTGATACCCGATTTAGACGGTCTGAAAATCCTCGAGGGTCTCCGTGAGCTCAAATCAGGTATTCCTGTCATCGTGATTACCGCACACATCCAGAAAGCCATCCGTCAGCGATGTCTGGACCTCGGCGCAGCCGCGTTCATTAACAAACCGCCGAACGAGGATGAATTGACCTATGCA